Proteins co-encoded in one Persephonella sp. genomic window:
- the csm3 gene encoding type III-A CRISPR-associated RAMP protein Csm3, whose protein sequence is MPNQILKPLKGFLTLKYRIEVLTGLHIGGSKESIEIGGIDNPVIKLKTFKLNNDILSDVPYIPGSSLKGKIRSLLELAKNKPVDRFKKYQEEHKEDFKWDKAIEYAGKPCDCGECEICRLFGTGGDKVKEPIRLRFSEFYPTKDTIEMWKTYLGEVYTEMKTENVINRITSTAQHPRHTERVIANSIFEGDITFRVFEDDGKELIETLEKGIKLLEKDYLGGSGSRGYGRVKVHFCDYEWYSTKNEDIPQEIKQVLDNWKENTAICTKEE, encoded by the coding sequence ATGCCTAATCAAATTTTAAAACCATTAAAAGGATTTTTGACCCTGAAATATAGAATTGAAGTTTTAACGGGCTTACATATTGGTGGCTCAAAAGAAAGTATTGAAATTGGAGGAATAGATAATCCAGTAATTAAGTTAAAAACTTTTAAGCTTAATAACGACATTCTTTCCGACGTTCCCTATATTCCCGGCTCTTCACTTAAAGGGAAAATTAGAAGTTTATTGGAATTGGCTAAAAATAAGCCTGTAGATAGATTTAAGAAATATCAAGAAGAACATAAGGAGGATTTCAAATGGGATAAAGCTATAGAATATGCTGGTAAACCTTGTGACTGTGGAGAATGTGAAATATGTAGACTATTTGGAACCGGTGGAGATAAGGTAAAGGAGCCTATAAGACTTAGATTTTCCGAATTCTATCCTACAAAAGATACGATTGAAATGTGGAAAACATACTTAGGCGAAGTTTATACAGAAATGAAAACAGAAAACGTTATAAATCGTATTACATCTACAGCACAACACCCAAGACATACAGAAAGAGTTATTGCAAACTCTATTTTTGAAGGAGATATAACATTTAGAGTTTTTGAAGACGATGGAAAAGAACTTATAGAAACTTTGGAGAAAGGAATAAAACTTTTAGAAAAAGATTATTTAGGGGGCAGTGGTTCAAGGGGATATGGTCGTGTAAAAGTTCATTTCTGTGATTACGAGTGGTATAGCACAAAAAATGAAGATATTCCTCAAGAGATAAAACAAGTTTTAGATAACTGGAAAGAGAATACCGCCATTTGCACAAAAGAGGAGTAA
- the csm2 gene encoding type III-A CRISPR-associated protein Csm2, with the protein MNVLEEKISLLDENFEIKNKVNLIHKIKERIKNKKKREKYNPTYIEIIVEALKEKLRGKNKNFSDLNLEEWLDPDGIASNFAKKAKIERTQLRKYFDEIKNIKVSLKGLKENEDLPPETRIKLMTLIPKFAYAKGRDLIGEDVYEFFSYSLRKIKEGKIKDFEAFENIIESILAYHTYHKPRK; encoded by the coding sequence ATGAATGTTTTAGAAGAAAAAATATCTTTATTAGATGAAAATTTTGAAATAAAAAACAAGGTAAATTTAATTCATAAAATAAAAGAAAGAATAAAAAACAAAAAAAAAAGAGAAAAATATAATCCAACGTATATTGAGATTATAGTTGAAGCATTAAAAGAAAAATTAAGAGGAAAAAATAAAAACTTTTCAGACTTGAATTTAGAAGAGTGGTTAGATCCTGATGGAATTGCTTCAAATTTTGCTAAAAAAGCTAAGATAGAAAGAACACAGCTAAGAAAATACTTTGATGAAATAAAAAATATAAAAGTATCCTTGAAAGGTTTAAAAGAAAATGAAGATTTACCACCGGAAACAAGAATTAAATTGATGACTTTAATACCAAAATTTGCTTATGCTAAAGGAAGAGATTTAATAGGAGAGGATGTTTATGAATTTTTTAGCTATTCATTGAGAAAAATAAAAGAAGGAAAAATAAAAGATTTTGAAGCTTTTGAGAACATTATAGAATCTATACTTGCTTATCATACATATCATAAACCACGTAAATAG
- the cas10 gene encoding type III-A CRISPR-associated protein Cas10/Csm1 yields MERKKEKYLIALAGLFHDIGKFYQRATNITTSPEEKETFGHAHAALSARWIKENQSIFENVQTGLTNILINWGARHHNPTDELESIILQIADWYSSAHDRERILQDELNLLHTVFERINFGKANSLEIAEEKNFGIYTPEKLILNKNIIFPKLAKGFIKEERTEEPIITYLENEIKKALNLSSPQNINQILKEKYEKLFKNFNNKFESLSPNFTHSLEAFFNFAYYLLQIYTWTIPAAIWSKEYKNRHYPDISLFDHSRVLSAIAASLYDYALEKGIKPNRDTTEDFDDKEAFLLIEGDIGGIQKFLFNIYKSSEAAEAEFSIAKALRGRSFFLSMVPEIFARYILDKLGYPITNALYIGGGKFQLLIGNTENNRKQLEEIEKEINEYLFKDFELELNFSLATWSFKGREFKQSNGFLNQIEYLQQELDRKKKQKIGELLFKELETLEDATEELCPSCKILKIEKNSKFCKWCDLSQKIGEIIPKISYIAFTNQENIPYKNSITLKGFGSVVLLNDKEEITTEFNEVLLLNEPQISDKNNGFKFLGNTVPIITNSNKEILLKYSDEGILIEEGNVLPFEVLVKFAQGDKKLGYFRADVDNLGLIFSDGLRYHETKTGEDESLYTISRIAFLSRMLDLFFSGYLNKLAEETTQEYLKELIEIIEKAEKENKPVPLDSELKDIIEDIRKNNLKNNFINSLIYIVYSGGDDLFIIAPYNLALKFAQKIREEFTEFTSKNKEFGLSGGLLFARHNLPINLVAKYAENLEEKAKEGTKDKIAIFQKAYKWKDFEIGIGYLASCEKEKEDIVYFFELGKIANAFEELYNEKVISRAFLYNLLNLHKLYVEEITKKSSECKKERETVINHIIYPKLHYQIARNVNDKDKECVRNKLILPLLDINNKWILKNLDTIVSLVLMKTRRGG; encoded by the coding sequence ATGGAGAGAAAAAAAGAAAAATATCTCATAGCACTGGCAGGCTTATTTCACGATATTGGGAAGTTTTACCAGAGAGCAACAAATATCACAACTTCCCCGGAAGAAAAAGAGACATTTGGACACGCTCATGCAGCGTTATCGGCAAGATGGATTAAAGAAAATCAAAGCATATTTGAAAATGTTCAAACAGGTTTAACAAATATTCTTATAAATTGGGGAGCAAGACATCACAATCCAACTGATGAATTAGAAAGTATTATCTTACAAATAGCAGATTGGTATTCCTCTGCACATGATAGAGAAAGAATTCTTCAAGATGAGCTAAATCTCCTTCATACTGTTTTTGAAAGAATAAACTTTGGGAAAGCAAATTCTTTAGAAATAGCTGAAGAAAAAAATTTTGGAATTTACACACCTGAAAAACTTATTCTAAATAAAAACATAATTTTTCCTAAATTAGCAAAAGGCTTTATAAAAGAAGAAAGAACTGAAGAGCCTATAATCACGTATTTAGAAAATGAGATAAAAAAAGCTTTAAATTTATCTTCTCCTCAAAATATAAACCAAATTTTAAAAGAAAAATACGAAAAATTATTTAAAAATTTCAATAATAAGTTTGAGAGTTTGTCTCCAAATTTCACACATTCACTTGAAGCATTTTTTAACTTTGCTTATTACCTTCTACAAATTTACACTTGGACTATTCCTGCAGCAATTTGGTCAAAAGAATATAAAAATAGACACTATCCTGACATATCCCTTTTTGACCATTCCAGAGTATTATCTGCAATAGCAGCTTCTCTGTATGATTACGCTTTAGAAAAAGGAATAAAACCAAATAGGGACACCACTGAAGACTTTGATGATAAAGAAGCCTTTTTACTTATTGAAGGAGATATAGGTGGAATACAAAAATTTTTATTTAATATATACAAATCTTCAGAAGCTGCAGAAGCAGAGTTTTCTATAGCTAAAGCTCTCAGAGGTCGTTCATTTTTCTTATCTATGGTTCCGGAAATTTTTGCAAGATACATATTAGACAAACTTGGCTATCCTATAACTAATGCCCTTTACATTGGTGGTGGCAAATTCCAATTGTTAATTGGAAATACGGAAAATAACAGAAAACAATTAGAAGAAATAGAAAAAGAGATTAATGAATATCTTTTTAAAGACTTTGAATTAGAACTGAATTTTTCTCTGGCAACATGGTCTTTTAAAGGAAGAGAGTTTAAACAATCTAATGGATTTCTAAACCAGATAGAATATCTACAGCAAGAATTAGATAGAAAGAAAAAGCAAAAAATTGGTGAATTACTTTTTAAAGAACTTGAAACGTTAGAAGATGCTACAGAAGAGCTTTGTCCTTCTTGTAAAATACTAAAAATTGAAAAAAATTCAAAATTCTGTAAATGGTGTGATTTGTCTCAAAAAATCGGGGAAATTATTCCTAAGATAAGCTATATAGCCTTTACCAATCAAGAAAATATCCCATATAAAAATTCTATAACATTAAAAGGATTTGGTAGTGTTGTATTACTCAATGACAAAGAAGAAATTACAACAGAATTTAATGAAGTTTTATTATTAAACGAACCTCAAATTAGTGATAAAAACAATGGTTTTAAATTTTTAGGAAATACAGTTCCCATTATTACAAATAGCAATAAGGAGATTTTGCTTAAGTATAGTGATGAAGGTATTCTAATTGAAGAAGGTAATGTTCTTCCTTTTGAAGTTTTAGTTAAGTTTGCACAGGGAGACAAAAAGTTAGGATATTTTAGAGCTGATGTTGATAATCTCGGATTAATATTTAGTGATGGACTACGATATCACGAAACCAAAACAGGAGAAGATGAAAGTTTATATACAATTTCCAGAATAGCATTTCTTAGTAGAATGCTTGATTTATTTTTTAGCGGTTATTTGAATAAATTAGCAGAAGAAACAACTCAGGAATATTTAAAAGAACTTATAGAAATTATTGAAAAAGCAGAAAAAGAGAATAAACCAGTTCCATTAGATAGTGAGCTTAAAGATATTATTGAAGATATTAGGAAAAACAATTTGAAGAATAATTTTATAAATTCTCTAATCTATATTGTTTATTCTGGTGGAGACGATTTATTCATAATCGCACCATATAATCTTGCTTTAAAATTTGCACAAAAGATTAGAGAGGAATTTACCGAATTTACATCCAAAAACAAAGAGTTTGGCTTGTCAGGTGGACTTTTATTTGCAAGACATAATTTACCAATAAATCTTGTTGCTAAATATGCAGAAAACTTAGAAGAAAAAGCAAAAGAAGGAACTAAAGATAAAATCGCTATTTTTCAAAAGGCTTATAAATGGAAAGATTTTGAGATAGGAATAGGATATTTAGCAAGTTGTGAAAAAGAGAAGGAAGATATTGTTTATTTTTTTGAATTAGGAAAAATAGCAAATGCTTTTGAAGAGTTATATAACGAGAAAGTAATTAGCAGAGCATTTTTATATAATTTATTAAATTTACATAAACTATATGTTGAAGAAATCACTAAAAAATCATCTGAATGTAAAAAAGAAAGAGAAACCGTTATAAATCACATCATATATCCTAAACTTCATTATCAGATAGCTAGAAATGTAAACGACAAAGATAAAGAATGTGTCAGAAATAAGCTTATACTTCCGTTATTAGATATAAATAATAAATGGATTTTAAAAAATTTAGACACAATTGTTTCACTGGTTTTAATGAAAACAAGAAGAGGAGGATAA
- a CDS encoding ParA family protein: MGKIIGLVNQKGGAGKSSLTNAISHELARRGYRVLVVDYDPQGTQTMLFGFNRLSEFVNTEHDITNIFENEGVTPVNVKENLDLIPSNQGLREEAESGRMGKELVLANFLKGGFGKKGIVEEYDFVLIDSPADSGALTVGTIAASDYILVPTRLTFVDSTGLVGTLQTVIQAVMTFRLDLSILGFIPVAYKPRLREHNDVLASLKKTIPEILEKYDFIKIASDELFFEPIKDRIAWAEAAGKRISIRDYIEKEKRAQKDIILTVENITDEIIRRIHLPETVMV, from the coding sequence ATGGGTAAAATTATTGGTCTTGTTAATCAAAAAGGTGGAGCAGGTAAAAGCAGTCTTACTAATGCAATCTCACATGAACTTGCCAGAAGAGGCTACAGAGTTCTGGTTGTGGATTACGACCCTCAGGGAACCCAGACTATGCTATTTGGATTTAACAGACTTTCTGAATTTGTAAACACAGAACATGACATCACAAATATTTTTGAAAATGAAGGTGTAACCCCTGTTAATGTAAAAGAAAACCTTGACCTTATCCCTTCAAATCAGGGTCTTAGAGAAGAGGCAGAAAGCGGAAGAATGGGGAAAGAGCTTGTTCTGGCAAACTTCCTGAAAGGAGGATTTGGGAAAAAAGGCATAGTAGAGGAATACGATTTTGTCTTGATAGACTCTCCTGCCGACAGCGGAGCATTAACTGTTGGGACTATAGCTGCCAGTGATTATATCCTTGTTCCGACCAGATTGACCTTTGTTGATTCTACAGGACTGGTAGGAACACTTCAGACCGTCATCCAGGCAGTAATGACCTTTAGGCTTGATTTGTCTATACTTGGATTTATTCCTGTAGCTTATAAACCAAGACTTAGAGAACATAATGATGTTCTTGCTTCTCTGAAGAAAACCATTCCGGAAATACTTGAAAAATATGATTTTATAAAAATTGCTTCTGATGAATTATTCTTTGAACCAATTAAGGATAGAATTGCTTGGGCAGAGGCAGCAGGAAAAAGAATTTCAATTAGGGATTACATAGAAAAAGAAAAAAGAGCCCAAAAAGATATTATCCTGACAGTTGAAAATATCACAGATGAAATTATTAGAAGAATTCATCTACCTGAAACTGTAATGGTATAA
- a CDS encoding ParB/RepB/Spo0J family partition protein produces the protein MDLGIFEDVLDTPKTQKAKKAVQTIQEVKPQEIEISKIKNPRFHDRSYVSPERIAALAENIKAYGLAQPIVVRKLEDGSYERIIGYIRLKAYEYLKKDKIPAIVLDVDEETALALMISENAQREDLNDYDKLMSHLEYLSFILGKDKEEVIKVARKVFNYISGNVKQLTPEERKEGQIIEKTLQKLSGTNLRTFIERLKILNVAPQIKEAIRKHGWSYSMAIEVNKLRHIPEKMEQLIQEIIDKGLTKKEVQQRVKEILGEEAEKRVKNPFKETFKDLNKRVSELYRKLPEKEKTKVEKAINKKLNEIYKLLEKYE, from the coding sequence ATGGATTTAGGAATTTTTGAGGATGTTCTTGACACACCCAAAACACAAAAAGCAAAAAAAGCAGTCCAGACAATACAGGAAGTAAAGCCACAGGAAATAGAAATTTCAAAAATAAAAAATCCCCGTTTCCACGACAGAAGTTATGTAAGTCCTGAAAGGATTGCTGCCCTTGCGGAAAATATAAAAGCCTATGGCCTTGCCCAGCCTATAGTAGTTCGTAAACTTGAAGATGGTAGTTATGAAAGGATAATCGGATATATCCGCCTCAAAGCCTATGAGTATCTTAAAAAGGATAAAATCCCTGCAATTGTTCTTGATGTGGATGAAGAAACAGCATTAGCCCTTATGATTTCTGAAAATGCCCAGAGGGAAGACCTGAATGATTATGACAAACTTATGTCCCATCTGGAGTATTTGTCTTTTATATTAGGCAAGGACAAAGAAGAAGTTATTAAAGTAGCAAGGAAAGTATTTAATTATATTTCAGGCAACGTAAAACAGCTTACTCCAGAAGAAAGAAAAGAAGGGCAAATCATAGAAAAAACCCTCCAAAAATTATCAGGCACAAACCTAAGAACATTCATAGAAAGGTTAAAAATCCTGAATGTCGCACCACAGATTAAAGAAGCCATTAGAAAGCATGGCTGGTCCTATAGTATGGCAATAGAAGTTAATAAACTTAGACATATACCTGAAAAAATGGAACAGCTTATACAGGAAATAATAGATAAAGGTCTTACCAAAAAAGAAGTTCAGCAGAGGGTAAAAGAAATCTTAGGAGAAGAAGCAGAAAAAAGGGTTAAAAACCCATTCAAAGAGACTTTCAAAGACCTAAACAAAAGAGTATCAGAGCTATACAGAAAACTGCCTGAAAAAGAAAAAACAAAAGTAGAAAAAGCAATAAACAAAAAACTTAATGAAATTTACAAACTCCTTGAAAAATATGAATAA
- the thiL gene encoding thiamine-phosphate kinase yields the protein MNLKDLGEFGLIERITKLLKVDDPQVIVSFGDDCSVIKTDEKFLLFSSDIQIENHHFIKDKISPEDLGWKLVSVNVSDVVSCGGKAKWGFISVAFSPEISVEYAERLYKGIQEACDYYNCSVIGGNTSASEEIILDLFIVGQTERPVLRKGAQEEDILLVSGHTGLSRAGLELLLMDKNYYEDFEERLIKTHTKPVVPAELSEKIMKYANSCVDISDGLVADLGHLQKASSVKVVIEKDRLPVHPDLEKFCQKYNKNPYEYILYGGEDYQLLFTAKPENIDKFENCFQIGYVEQGKGIFIKEKTGLSPLKPQGFEHL from the coding sequence GTGAATTTAAAAGATTTAGGTGAGTTTGGTCTTATAGAGAGAATAACAAAATTGCTAAAAGTTGATGACCCTCAGGTTATTGTTTCTTTTGGGGATGATTGTTCTGTTATAAAAACAGATGAGAAATTTTTACTTTTTAGCTCTGATATCCAGATTGAAAATCATCACTTCATAAAGGATAAAATTTCTCCTGAGGACCTTGGCTGGAAATTAGTGTCTGTAAATGTTAGTGATGTTGTCTCCTGCGGTGGAAAGGCAAAATGGGGATTTATTTCTGTGGCTTTTTCCCCTGAAATCTCTGTTGAATACGCTGAAAGACTTTATAAAGGTATTCAGGAAGCTTGTGATTACTATAATTGCAGCGTTATAGGTGGAAATACTTCTGCATCTGAGGAAATTATACTGGATTTATTTATTGTTGGACAAACAGAAAGACCTGTTTTGAGAAAAGGAGCACAGGAAGAGGATATTCTTCTTGTTTCCGGACATACAGGCTTGTCCCGTGCAGGTCTGGAACTTCTATTGATGGATAAAAATTATTACGAAGATTTTGAGGAAAGACTAATTAAAACCCATACAAAACCTGTGGTTCCTGCTGAGTTGTCAGAGAAAATAATGAAATATGCAAACAGCTGTGTAGACATTAGTGATGGGCTTGTTGCAGACCTTGGACATCTCCAAAAGGCAAGCAGTGTAAAAGTTGTTATAGAAAAAGACAGATTACCTGTTCATCCAGACCTTGAAAAATTCTGTCAGAAATATAATAAAAACCCATATGAATACATCTTATATGGAGGAGAAGACTATCAACTCCTGTTTACAGCTAAACCGGAAAATATTGACAAATTTGAAAACTGTTTCCAGATAGGATACGTGGAACAGGGGAAAGGTATATTTATAAAGGAAAAAACCGGTCTATCTCCTTTAAAACCTCAAGGCTTTGAACATCTTTAA
- the efp gene encoding elongation factor P produces the protein MGVKIGINQIKKDMFIVHDGQPYRVLDYDHVKPGKGQAFVRVKAKNMKTGNVIEITYKSSDSIELADFEQRQMAYSYFDGDSYWFIDANTGDMIAVPAAVLGDEAKFLKEGMEVFIFLDKGQPIGVELPKSAVYEVIETEPGFKGDTATSTLKPAKIDTGATVQVPLFINEGDKIKIDTRTGKYIERVN, from the coding sequence ATGGGAGTCAAAATCGGCATTAACCAGATTAAAAAAGATATGTTCATTGTTCATGATGGACAGCCTTACAGGGTTCTGGACTACGACCACGTTAAACCTGGAAAAGGACAGGCATTTGTAAGAGTAAAAGCAAAAAATATGAAAACTGGAAACGTTATTGAGATTACTTACAAATCTTCTGACAGCATTGAATTAGCAGATTTTGAACAGAGACAAATGGCTTATTCATACTTTGATGGAGATTCTTACTGGTTTATAGATGCAAATACAGGGGACATGATTGCTGTTCCAGCTGCTGTTTTAGGTGACGAAGCAAAATTCCTGAAAGAAGGAATGGAAGTATTCATTTTCCTTGATAAAGGACAGCCAATAGGTGTAGAACTACCAAAATCTGCTGTTTATGAAGTAATTGAAACTGAACCAGGGTTTAAAGGAGATACAGCAACATCAACCCTTAAACCTGCCAAAATAGATACGGGAGCAACTGTTCAGGTGCCATTATTTATAAATGAAGGGGATAAAATAAAAATAGATACAAGGACAGGTAAGTATATAGAAAGAGTTAATTAA
- the accB gene encoding acetyl-CoA carboxylase biotin carboxyl carrier protein, with product MDKNLIFEIIEKIKGTKIEEVEFETEEGRIKIKQYVGPKKEVVSTAPQPVVEVKEEIKAPATVEIEKEKSQKYHVIKSPLVGTFYRAPSPGAPPFVEEGDMVSKGQVLCIIEALKVMNEIESDVNGKVVKILVENGQPVEYGQELFYIEPV from the coding sequence ATGGATAAGAACCTTATTTTTGAAATTATTGAAAAAATTAAAGGAACAAAAATAGAAGAGGTTGAGTTTGAAACAGAAGAGGGGAGAATAAAAATAAAGCAGTATGTGGGTCCCAAAAAGGAAGTGGTTTCTACTGCACCTCAACCTGTTGTTGAAGTTAAAGAGGAAATCAAAGCCCCTGCCACAGTAGAAATAGAAAAAGAAAAATCTCAAAAATACCATGTTATAAAATCTCCACTGGTTGGAACATTTTATAGAGCACCTTCTCCTGGAGCTCCTCCTTTTGTTGAAGAAGGGGATATGGTTTCAAAAGGGCAGGTTTTATGTATTATAGAAGCCCTAAAAGTTATGAATGAGATTGAAAGTGATGTAAACGGAAAAGTTGTTAAAATTCTGGTAGAAAATGGCCAGCCTGTAGAATACGGCCAGGAACTTTTCTATATAGAACCTGTGTAG
- the rfaD gene encoding ADP-glyceromanno-heptose 6-epimerase, with translation MVNSILITGGAGFIGSNLALELQERYPKAKILILDDFSSANFKNLKKFKGEVLACDVSTDELFFKVDDFQPELIFHMASITDTTVTDQELMMRKNVDGFKNILELAEDSEATVVYASSASVYGNVKEKVPLAEDREKSPENVYAFSKYIMDNIARDFSEQTGLKVVGVRYFNVYGPGEAHKGKFASMIYQLYLQMKKNRRPRIFKWGEQKRDFVYVRDAVDATILAKEAPQSTVYNVGSGEARSFNEVIALLNKYLGTDFEPEYFDCPYDFYQEFTQADMRKIKEELGFVPKYNLEKGIEEYIGILEGKIDYPIR, from the coding sequence ATGGTAAATAGTATTTTAATAACAGGTGGTGCCGGTTTTATCGGTTCTAATCTCGCCCTTGAACTTCAGGAAAGATATCCAAAGGCAAAAATTTTAATACTTGATGATTTTTCCAGTGCAAACTTTAAAAACCTAAAAAAATTCAAAGGTGAAGTCCTTGCCTGTGATGTATCAACAGATGAATTATTTTTTAAAGTAGATGATTTTCAGCCTGAGCTTATTTTCCACATGGCATCTATTACAGATACAACTGTTACAGACCAGGAACTTATGATGAGAAAAAATGTTGATGGTTTTAAAAATATACTTGAACTGGCAGAGGACTCGGAAGCTACGGTTGTTTATGCCTCTTCAGCCTCCGTCTACGGTAATGTAAAAGAGAAAGTTCCCCTTGCAGAAGACAGGGAAAAATCCCCTGAAAATGTTTATGCATTTTCAAAATATATAATGGACAATATTGCTCGTGATTTCTCAGAACAAACAGGGCTAAAGGTAGTAGGTGTTAGATATTTCAACGTGTATGGTCCTGGAGAAGCACACAAAGGGAAATTTGCAAGTATGATATATCAACTTTATCTCCAGATGAAAAAGAATAGAAGACCAAGAATTTTTAAATGGGGCGAGCAGAAAAGGGATTTTGTTTATGTTAGAGATGCTGTAGACGCAACAATCCTTGCAAAAGAAGCTCCACAATCTACAGTTTACAATGTAGGTTCAGGGGAAGCAAGGTCGTTTAACGAAGTTATTGCCTTACTTAATAAATATCTTGGAACGGATTTTGAACCTGAATACTTTGATTGTCCTTACGATTTTTATCAGGAATTTACACAGGCAGATATGAGAAAAATAAAAGAGGAACTTGGTTTTGTCCCAAAGTATAATCTGGAAAAAGGAATTGAAGAGTATATAGGCATATTAGAAGGAAAAATAGACTATCCAATAAGGTAG
- the thrB gene encoding homoserine kinase, with protein MKKLKVKVPATTANLGAGFDTFGLALTLYNEFEVEEYDGVVIQTVPENKFLEIPENNLFVQVLKYACEKRGKTFHGAKVKQITNVPVARGLGSSATAIVAAILISAAVSKTPLTDEYFFDIAYKFEPHPDNLLPAWKGGFVTALVEDGKTYYQQIDFPEDIKAVVAIPQLELSTEKARQVLPKDIPLKDGIFNVQRVALFLAALQNKDYSVLKVAMEDKFHQPYRKQLIPGFDDVVSAAYDNGAIGASLSGAGSTILALATDNFEKIGSSMVQAFEKNGLKAEYKVLDIDKRGAELTILE; from the coding sequence TTGAAAAAATTAAAGGTAAAAGTTCCGGCGACAACAGCAAATTTAGGGGCAGGTTTTGATACCTTTGGTCTTGCCCTTACTTTATATAATGAGTTTGAGGTTGAAGAATACGACGGAGTAGTTATACAGACCGTTCCTGAAAATAAATTCCTTGAAATTCCAGAAAATAATCTTTTTGTTCAAGTTTTAAAATACGCCTGCGAGAAAAGAGGCAAAACCTTTCATGGTGCAAAGGTAAAACAAATAACAAATGTGCCTGTGGCAAGAGGACTTGGAAGTAGTGCAACAGCCATAGTGGCAGCAATTTTAATCAGTGCTGCTGTAAGTAAAACCCCTTTAACAGATGAATATTTTTTTGATATTGCATACAAATTTGAACCTCATCCTGACAATCTTCTTCCTGCGTGGAAAGGTGGATTTGTTACTGCTTTAGTTGAAGATGGTAAAACATACTACCAGCAAATAGATTTTCCCGAAGATATCAAAGCTGTTGTTGCAATACCACAGCTTGAACTTTCCACAGAAAAAGCCCGTCAGGTTTTGCCTAAAGATATACCACTAAAAGATGGTATTTTCAATGTTCAACGGGTGGCTCTTTTTCTTGCGGCCCTCCAGAATAAAGATTATTCAGTTTTAAAAGTGGCTATGGAAGACAAATTCCATCAGCCATACAGAAAACAACTAATTCCCGGTTTTGATGATGTTGTTTCTGCAGCTTATGATAACGGAGCAATCGGTGCTTCTCTAAGCGGGGCAGGTTCAACAATTCTGGCTTTAGCAACCGATAATTTTGAAAAAATAGGTTCTTCAATGGTTCAGGCTTTTGAAAAAAATGGATTAAAAGCCGAATATAAAGTATTAGATATAGATAAGAGAGGGGCAGAGCTTACTATCTTAGAATAA
- a CDS encoding DUF996 domain-containing protein yields the protein MDVKSIKTLGGLGALFLVLSWLPYLGFLLAIVGLVLLAIALKKVSDAAPERGIFTNFIIAFLVNFVGGLIAMFGGLFSMLPFMAGDENTMAIGIGLGTIVAFVIGYIAFVASGYYYKKCFTDTGDVLNQPLFKTAGNVIFWGSVAAIIIIGFLVVWIGWILVTVAFFTLPEKPAYQPQNDLYNQPPSNPQQPEQLSSNNQQ from the coding sequence ATGGATGTAAAAAGTATCAAAACATTAGGGGGTTTGGGAGCTTTATTTTTAGTTCTTTCATGGCTTCCTTACCTTGGATTTCTTCTTGCTATTGTAGGTCTGGTTTTACTCGCAATTGCACTGAAAAAGGTATCCGATGCGGCGCCGGAAAGGGGTATTTTTACCAATTTCATTATTGCCTTTCTGGTTAATTTCGTAGGTGGTTTAATTGCTATGTTTGGCGGTCTTTTCTCTATGCTTCCTTTTATGGCTGGTGATGAAAATACTATGGCTATTGGAATAGGACTTGGAACAATAGTTGCATTTGTGATTGGATATATTGCTTTTGTTGCTTCTGGATACTACTACAAAAAATGTTTTACAGATACAGGAGATGTATTAAATCAGCCTTTATTCAAAACTGCCGGTAATGTGATATTCTGGGGAAGTGTGGCAGCTATTATAATAATTGGATTTTTAGTGGTATGGATTGGATGGATACTTGTTACTGTGGCTTTCTTTACGCTTCCAGAGAAACCTGCTTATCAGCCTCAAAATGACCTTTACAATCAACCACCTTCAAATCCACAGCAACCGGAACAACTTTCCTCAAATAATCAGCAATAA